A window of the Microvirga terrae genome harbors these coding sequences:
- a CDS encoding sensor histidine kinase, with protein sequence MAGQRERHDGVKDGRGSLVGAARVPLSLILFAGTAPAALANGLLLPIAEGASDLLGFLHSFDLHNAAYFGLFMGLVAFSTTTALLLMREQKRSARMERRLRNELDALRGADDLAALLMGSERQLLVSWHGRDGEPRFQGDPSIVGDNAPAQRALAFGTWLAPADAAAVDIALEQLKQRGQGFRLTGRCTAGRRFVDVEGRTIGGRAILRLRDVTGDRAELMTAQNQLATARSDLRAMTMLLDDVAYPLWIRDQHDKLLWANQAYLRSVEAKDLDDAIARSLELLGAITRDEARRQRQSGTTFSGRVTAVVAGHRAVLDVIERPTSGGSAGIAVDVSELEAVRTDLQRQMDAHVRTLDQLPTAVAIFDGTQTLIFSNAAYQQLWGLDQAFLASRPTDGEVLDRLRAGRKLPEQADFRAWKADFLQGYRSVEQQETWWHLPDRRTLRVVINPNPQGGVTYLFDDVSERFELASQVHSLTRVQSETLDTLKEGVAVFGSDGRLKLHNRAFAEMWNLPPEMTGENPHIDTIIKTCRMLTSQDEPWIDIRGAVAGLADMRMGLTCRIERHDGSALDCTAQPLPDGATLLSFTDVTASVNVERALTERNDALERASRLRDEFVHHVSYELRSPLTNIIGFTQLLGDETVGALNPRQRDYADHIMRSSAALLAILNDILDLASIDTGSLELSPEIVDIRSTIEAAMRGLEDRLAESSLTVMVDTPDDIGTFVADGKRVRQILFNLLSNAVGFSSPGQTIRVSARKRGGEVIFDVKDQGRGIPPEIKARIFERFESHTLGTRHRGVGLGLSIVRSFVELHGGRIEVSSAPGVGTTITCIFPNDRHETPSDGRSAQSALTPIAAE encoded by the coding sequence ATGGCCGGCCAAAGGGAGCGTCACGACGGTGTGAAGGACGGGAGGGGCTCTCTCGTCGGCGCCGCCCGCGTTCCCCTGTCCCTGATACTCTTCGCAGGCACCGCCCCGGCGGCCCTCGCCAACGGCCTGCTGCTCCCCATCGCGGAAGGCGCCTCGGACCTTCTGGGCTTCCTGCACAGCTTCGACCTTCACAACGCGGCCTATTTCGGCCTCTTCATGGGCCTTGTCGCCTTCTCGACCACCACCGCCCTCCTGCTCATGCGCGAGCAGAAGCGCTCCGCCCGGATGGAGCGCCGTCTGCGCAACGAGCTCGACGCCCTCCGGGGTGCGGACGATCTCGCGGCCCTTCTCATGGGGTCGGAACGTCAGCTCCTGGTGAGCTGGCACGGCCGCGACGGCGAACCGCGCTTCCAGGGCGATCCCTCCATCGTGGGCGACAATGCCCCGGCCCAGCGCGCCCTGGCGTTCGGCACCTGGCTCGCGCCTGCCGATGCGGCCGCCGTGGACATCGCCCTCGAGCAGCTCAAGCAGCGCGGCCAGGGCTTCCGCCTCACCGGCCGGTGCACGGCGGGCCGCCGCTTCGTCGACGTGGAAGGCCGCACCATCGGCGGACGGGCGATCCTGCGCCTGCGGGACGTGACGGGCGACCGGGCCGAACTCATGACGGCCCAGAACCAACTGGCGACCGCACGCAGCGACCTGCGCGCCATGACGATGCTTCTCGACGACGTCGCCTACCCGCTCTGGATCCGCGATCAGCACGACAAGCTCCTCTGGGCCAACCAGGCCTATCTGCGGTCGGTGGAGGCCAAGGACCTCGACGACGCCATCGCGCGCTCCCTCGAGCTTCTTGGAGCGATCACCCGGGATGAGGCGCGGCGCCAGCGCCAGTCGGGCACCACCTTCTCGGGCCGCGTGACCGCCGTGGTGGCAGGCCACCGGGCCGTTCTCGACGTGATCGAGCGCCCCACGTCCGGCGGCAGCGCGGGCATCGCCGTGGACGTGTCGGAACTCGAAGCGGTCCGCACGGATCTGCAGCGCCAGATGGATGCCCATGTGCGAACCCTGGATCAGCTGCCGACGGCCGTCGCGATCTTCGACGGAACGCAGACCCTGATCTTCAGCAACGCGGCCTATCAGCAGCTCTGGGGCCTCGATCAGGCCTTTCTCGCGTCGCGGCCGACGGACGGCGAGGTTCTCGACCGCCTGCGCGCCGGCCGCAAGCTGCCCGAGCAGGCGGATTTCCGCGCCTGGAAGGCCGATTTTCTGCAGGGCTACCGCTCGGTCGAGCAGCAGGAGACCTGGTGGCACCTGCCCGACAGGCGCACCCTGCGCGTGGTCATCAACCCCAATCCGCAGGGCGGCGTGACCTATCTCTTCGACGACGTCAGCGAGCGCTTCGAGCTGGCCTCTCAGGTGCATTCGCTGACCCGCGTCCAGTCCGAAACCCTCGACACGCTCAAGGAAGGCGTCGCCGTGTTCGGTTCCGACGGGCGCCTCAAGCTGCACAACCGCGCCTTCGCCGAGATGTGGAACCTGCCGCCCGAGATGACGGGCGAGAATCCGCATATCGATACGATCATCAAGACCTGCCGCATGCTGACCTCGCAGGACGAGCCGTGGATCGACATCCGTGGCGCCGTGGCGGGCCTCGCGGACATGCGCATGGGCCTCACCTGCCGCATCGAGCGCCATGACGGCTCGGCTCTCGACTGCACCGCGCAGCCCCTGCCCGACGGCGCGACGTTGCTCAGCTTCACCGACGTGACGGCGAGCGTGAACGTGGAGCGTGCGCTGACCGAGCGCAACGACGCGCTCGAACGCGCCTCGCGCCTGCGCGACGAGTTCGTGCATCACGTGTCCTACGAGCTGCGTTCGCCGCTCACCAACATCATCGGCTTCACGCAGCTTCTCGGCGACGAGACGGTGGGCGCGCTCAATCCGCGTCAGCGCGATTATGCCGACCACATCATGCGCTCGTCGGCGGCGCTGCTCGCAATCCTCAACGACATTCTCGATCTCGCGTCCATCGACACGGGCTCCCTGGAGCTCAGCCCTGAGATCGTCGACATCCGCTCCACCATCGAGGCCGCCATGCGCGGACTGGAGGACCGGCTCGCGGAATCCTCTCTCACGGTGATGGTCGATACGCCCGATGACATCGGCACCTTCGTGGCCGACGGCAAGCGCGTGCGGCAGATCCTGTTCAACCTTCTGTCCAACGCAGTCGGCTTCTCGTCGCCCGGTCAGACCATCCGGGTCTCGGCGCGCAAGCGTGGCGGCGAGGTGATCTTCGACGTGAAGGATCAGGGCCGCGGCATCCCGCCCGAGATCAAGGCGCGCATCTTTGAGCGGTTCGAGAGCCACACGCTGGGAACGCGCCACCGCGGCGTGGGCCTGGGCCTGTCGATCGTGCGCTCCTTCGTGGAGCTGCATGGCGGGCGCATCGAGGTATCGTCCGCCCCGGGCGTCGGCACCACCATCACGTGCATCTTCCCGAACGACCGGCACGAGACGCCGTCCGATGGCCGTTCCGCGCAATCTGCGCTAACACCGATCGCAGCCGAGTAG
- the tsaE gene encoding tRNA (adenosine(37)-N6)-threonylcarbamoyltransferase complex ATPase subunit type 1 TsaE yields the protein MANGLALMPEQDVLQAAWMVTLPDHESTERFARILAEELKPGDLVTLSGGLGAGKTTLARALVRTLADEPELEVPSPTFTLMQVYDGPRCPIVHADFYRLSGGYELTELGWDEMTENAIALVEWPERADDALKPEHLDIRLDFAPGGQGRGRLAMLTGTGAFASRLQRMKAYRNLVERCGWSDAARHPMTGDASVIRSYERLVKPSGETALLMISPPRPVGPAVRRGKPYTTIAKLAESVNAFVAVDKGLRALGFSAPYIYGEDLEAGLLLIEDLGSEPVTNESGPIPERYAEATRILAQLHGQTLPQVLPVAGGIDHPIPPYDLEALLIEVELLLDWYVPHIIGTQLSGSARAEFVNLWTETLGEVLSAPVTWTLRDYHSPNLIWLPDRAGLQRVGLIDFQDAVLGSPAYDVASLLQDARVTVPPELELKLIGLYARDRKAADPAFDVSAFARAYAIMAGQRATKILGIFARLDRRDGKPHYLKHLPRIEAYLIRNLAHPALGKLKGWYENYLPRLVPYGDDVPPEA from the coding sequence ATGGCGAATGGACTGGCCCTGATGCCCGAACAGGATGTTTTGCAGGCCGCCTGGATGGTGACGCTCCCCGACCACGAGTCGACGGAGCGCTTCGCGCGGATCCTGGCCGAAGAGCTCAAGCCCGGCGATCTGGTGACCCTCTCGGGAGGGCTCGGCGCCGGCAAGACCACGTTGGCGCGCGCCCTGGTGCGGACCCTCGCGGACGAGCCGGAACTCGAGGTCCCGAGCCCCACCTTCACCCTGATGCAGGTCTATGACGGCCCGCGCTGCCCCATCGTCCATGCGGATTTCTACCGTCTCTCCGGCGGCTACGAATTGACGGAGCTGGGCTGGGACGAGATGACGGAGAACGCCATCGCGCTCGTGGAATGGCCGGAGCGCGCCGACGATGCGCTCAAGCCCGAGCATCTCGACATCCGTCTCGATTTCGCCCCGGGAGGCCAGGGCCGGGGCAGGCTCGCCATGCTGACCGGAACGGGCGCCTTCGCGTCCCGGCTTCAGCGCATGAAGGCCTATCGCAACCTGGTGGAGCGTTGCGGCTGGAGCGATGCCGCACGCCATCCCATGACGGGCGACGCCTCGGTGATCCGATCCTACGAGCGCCTGGTGAAGCCCTCCGGCGAGACGGCGCTGCTGATGATCTCTCCCCCGCGCCCGGTCGGACCGGCCGTGCGGCGCGGCAAGCCCTACACGACCATCGCGAAGCTTGCCGAGAGCGTGAACGCCTTCGTGGCCGTCGACAAGGGCCTGCGAGCCCTGGGCTTCAGCGCGCCTTACATCTACGGCGAGGATCTGGAGGCGGGCCTGCTCCTCATCGAGGATCTCGGCTCCGAGCCCGTCACGAACGAGAGCGGGCCGATTCCGGAGCGCTACGCGGAGGCGACGCGGATTCTGGCGCAGCTCCATGGCCAGACCCTGCCACAGGTGCTGCCTGTGGCGGGCGGCATCGATCACCCGATCCCGCCCTACGATCTCGAAGCGCTCCTGATCGAAGTGGAGCTGCTGCTCGACTGGTACGTGCCGCACATCATCGGCACGCAGCTCTCGGGTTCGGCGCGGGCCGAGTTCGTCAATCTCTGGACCGAGACCCTGGGCGAGGTTCTCTCCGCCCCGGTCACCTGGACCCTGCGCGACTACCATTCGCCCAACCTGATCTGGCTTCCCGACCGCGCAGGCCTCCAGCGCGTCGGGCTGATCGACTTCCAGGACGCGGTCCTGGGCTCGCCCGCCTACGATGTGGCGTCGCTCCTGCAGGATGCGCGCGTGACGGTGCCGCCGGAACTGGAGCTGAAGCTCATCGGCCTCTATGCCCGCGACCGGAAGGCCGCCGACCCGGCCTTCGACGTGTCCGCCTTCGCCCGGGCCTATGCCATCATGGCGGGCCAGCGCGCGACCAAGATCCTCGGCATCTTCGCCCGCCTCGACCGGCGCGACGGCAAGCCGCATTACCTCAAGCACCTGCCGCG